In Candidatus Methylomirabilota bacterium, a single window of DNA contains:
- a CDS encoding ABC transporter permease → MLQYAASRVLWLVPTLLAMALVTFLVMHATPGSPLDPVAEGANPLPLEAQKNLAAAYGLDKPLHEQFLIFLSKAVRGDFGMSFVYKTRTVAEIIVETFPVSLLLGSLAFALAVIGGLTLGILAAIHQNRTWDYVSVTLATFGVAVPNFVLAVFAIILFSFVIPLFPTGGWDSPRNWVLPTVTLALAPMGIVARYTRASMLEVIRADYTLTARAKGLAEAPIIFKHALKNALIPVVTLLGPLFAAIGTGSFFVEAIFRVPGMGRFFVLSMTGRDYPMIMAVVLTYGAFLAVMNLVVDLIYGALEPRIRY, encoded by the coding sequence GTGCTCCAATACGCGGCTTCTCGCGTCCTCTGGCTCGTTCCGACGCTCCTGGCCATGGCCCTGGTGACGTTCCTGGTGATGCACGCCACACCGGGGAGTCCGCTCGATCCCGTGGCCGAGGGGGCCAATCCCCTGCCCCTGGAGGCCCAGAAGAACCTCGCCGCGGCTTACGGGCTCGACAAGCCGCTCCACGAGCAGTTCCTGATCTTCCTCTCCAAGGCGGTCCGCGGCGATTTCGGGATGTCCTTCGTGTACAAGACCCGCACCGTCGCCGAGATCATCGTCGAGACCTTTCCGGTCTCGCTCCTCCTGGGGAGCCTGGCCTTCGCCCTCGCGGTGATCGGGGGGCTCACCCTGGGCATCCTGGCCGCGATCCATCAGAATCGGACGTGGGACTACGTGTCGGTCACCCTCGCCACCTTCGGCGTCGCCGTTCCGAACTTCGTCCTGGCCGTCTTCGCGATCATTCTCTTCTCCTTCGTGATCCCGCTCTTTCCGACGGGCGGGTGGGACTCGCCCCGGAACTGGGTCCTGCCCACGGTGACCCTGGCCCTGGCGCCGATGGGGATCGTCGCGCGCTACACGCGGGCGAGCATGCTGGAGGTGATCCGGGCCGACTACACGCTGACGGCACGGGCCAAGGGACTCGCCGAAGCGCCGATCATCTTCAAGCACGCCCTGAAGAACGCCCTCATCCCCGTGGTCACCCTCCTGGGGCCGCTCTTCGCCGCCATCGGCACCGGCTCCTTCTTCGTGGAAGCCATCTTCCGCGTGCCCGGGATGGGGCGGTTCTTCGTCCTCTCCATGACCGGGCGCGACTACCCGATGATCATGGCCGTGGTCCTGACCTATGGCGCCTTTCTGGCGGTGATGAACCTGGTGGTGGACCTGATCTATGGCGCTCTCGAGCCCCGCATCCGATACTAG
- a CDS encoding ABC transporter permease: MALSSPASDTSIGTEAVLVGVVLPGQEGVRSSSLWRDALRRLVRNRLAVAGGLVVVVLCLLAIFADVLAPYSYTKTNFGRLNESPSRDYPLGTDQLGRDMVSRMIYGARVSMLVGLGAQLVVVLIGVPVGALSGYWGGRADLFLMRFVDVMYAFPNLLFVILVMSMLGAGLLNIFIAIGLTGWVGIARQTRAQVLSLKEKEFVEGARALGGGFARVLGRHVLPNALTPIVVAVTFGIPQAIFTEAALSFIGVGINPPTPSWGQMVGEGQQFLRTYWHLCVVPSIAIAVTMLSFTFLGDGVRDALDPKLK, translated from the coding sequence ATGGCGCTCTCGAGCCCCGCATCCGATACTAGCATCGGCACCGAAGCGGTCCTGGTCGGCGTCGTCCTGCCCGGCCAGGAGGGGGTCCGCTCGTCCAGTCTCTGGCGGGACGCGCTCCGGCGGCTCGTCCGGAACCGCCTGGCGGTGGCCGGGGGTCTCGTGGTCGTGGTGCTCTGCCTGCTGGCGATCTTCGCCGACGTGCTGGCTCCCTACTCTTACACCAAGACCAACTTCGGCCGCCTCAACGAAAGCCCGTCGCGCGATTATCCGCTGGGCACGGATCAGCTCGGCCGCGACATGGTCTCGCGCATGATCTACGGGGCGCGCGTCTCGATGCTGGTGGGGCTCGGCGCCCAGCTGGTCGTCGTCCTGATCGGCGTCCCCGTTGGCGCGCTGTCCGGCTACTGGGGTGGCCGCGCCGACCTGTTCCTCATGCGGTTCGTGGACGTCATGTACGCCTTCCCCAACCTGCTCTTCGTGATCCTGGTGATGTCGATGCTCGGGGCGGGGCTCCTGAACATCTTCATCGCCATCGGGCTGACCGGATGGGTCGGGATCGCCCGCCAGACGCGGGCCCAGGTCCTGTCGCTCAAGGAGAAGGAGTTCGTCGAGGGGGCGCGGGCACTCGGCGGAGGATTCGCCCGGGTGCTCGGGCGGCACGTGCTGCCCAATGCCCTCACCCCCATCGTCGTGGCCGTCACCTTCGGGATCCCCCAGGCCATCTTCACCGAGGCGGCCCTGTCCTTCATCGGCGTGGGCATCAATCCCCCGACCCCGTCGTGGGGCCAGATGGTGGGCGAGGGCCAGCAGTTCCTCCGGACGTACTGGCACCTCTGCGTCGTCCCGTCGATCGCCATCGCCGTCACCATGCTCTCGTTCACCTTCCTCGGCGACGGCGTCCGGGATGCACTGGACCCGAAGCTCAAGTAA